The Solanum lycopersicum chromosome 6, SLM_r2.1 genome has a window encoding:
- the LOC101257570 gene encoding homeobox-leucine zipper protein ANTHOCYANINLESS 2-like, with the protein MEGDSEKSDESWLKYLIDGSVEGEVSSGDNITGGASVHEQGESSSRRKKNHRHNADQIKELEAFYKKNPTPSKKTRQEIATKLSMDFNQVQNWFQNKRTQMKLQSEWYENKIMKQDNDKLRVEHSVTKEALENSIREKHSKEKVDENQTKIEHDQLEDEVKRLAYKLSLFNKVVAHDNIVLLNLGLDAFNELFRLYENGNPLWISKLDGSGEMLNIEEYDRLFIPLIDTKPEYFTMEGTRASCIVADTSMALVNMLMDKNQWVDMFPCIVGKTYATDVISTGMAGNKSTSLLLIKTEFQIISDLVSVREVEFLRFCKKHAEDVWAIVDVSIDEIKSCRRLPSGCILRDMPDGFCKTTHPRTPYYHLKFKFVF; encoded by the exons ATGGAAGGTGATAGTGAGAAAAGTGATGAAAGTTGGCTTAAATATTTGATAGATGGATCTGTAGAGGGAGAAGTTTCTAGCGGTGACAATATAACTGGTGGTGCATCTGTACATGAACAAGGTGAATCATCGTCGAGGAGGAAGAAAAACCATAGGCATAATGCTGATCAGATTAAGGAGCTTGAAGC GTTTTACAAAAAGAATCCAACCCCTAGCAAAAAAACACGACAAGAAATTGCAACAAAATTGTCCATGGACTTCAACCAGGTGCAAAATTGGTTCCAGAATAAAAGAACCCAAATGAAG TTGCAATCGGAATGGTATGAAAATAAGATTATGAAGCAAGATAATGACAAGCTTCGCGTAGAGCATAGTGTAACAAAGGAAGCCCTGGAAAATTCAATCCGTGAGAAACATAGTAAAGAAAAGGTTGATGAGAATCAAACAAAGATTGAGCATGATCAATTGGAAGATGAAGTTAAGAGGCTTGCCTACAAATTAAGCTTATTTAATAAAGTTGTAGCGCATGATAATATTGTGTTATTGAATCTTGGCTTGGATGCCTTCAATGAGCTTTTTAGGCTATACGAAAATGGTAACCCTCTTTGGATTAGCAAATTGGATGGAAGTGGAGAAATGCTAAATATTGAGGAATATGATCGATTATTTATCCCATTAATCGATACAAAACCTGAATATTTTACAATGGAAGGCACAAGGGCATCATGTATAGTGGCTGACACCAGTATGGCATTGGTGAATATGCTGATGGATAAG AATCAGTGGGTAGATATGTTTCCATGCATTGTTGGAAAAACATATGCTACTGATGTGATTTCAACTGGCATGGCTGGAAATAAGAGCACTTCTCTTCTATTG ATTAAAACTGAATTTCAAATCATTTCTGACCTAGTTTCTGTTCGCGAAGTTGAATTTCTTCGCTTCTGTAAGAAACATGCTGAAGATGTCTGGGCTATTGTTGATGTATCTATCGACGAAATTAAAAGTTGCCGCAGGCTCCCATCTGGCTGTATTTTACGAGATATGCCAGATGGTTTTTGTAAg ACCACCCACCCTCGCACCCCCTATTACCACCtcaaatttaagtttgttttttaa
- the LOC112941636 gene encoding homeobox-leucine zipper protein ROC5-like isoform X2, whose product MSNVTWIEHTEYNENLVHEWYRSLIKAGMAFGAQRWIASLQRQHHFLKMMKSAVDPTDMFCTGVCGTKHNWELIQPATNENPKLMMRTNVSDPSEYVGVILSATKTIWLPTQQQTLFKFFNNEQTRSQWDVLYNNSTMERMIQFSKGQNIDSNISIYFAHGDESCASRVILQDTCTDESGSILVYATIGSQEMDKVIDGGDSSWVALFSNGIAIAPDCNRNLLAANDTCEEMDNGFEDGSMVTINFQMMGNMLPDTTLSMELVKQANGLISHTVHKIKSALKCW is encoded by the exons ATGTCAAAT GTTACTTGGATCGAGCACACGGAATATAATGAAAATCTTGTCCACGAATGGTATCGCTCTTTGATAAAGGCTGGTATGGCATTTGGTGCTCAAAGGTGGATCGCTTCTTTGCAAAGACAACATCACTTCTTGAAAATGATGAAGTCAGCTGTTGATCCCAcag ATATGTTTTGTACGGGGGTTTGTGGAACCAAGCATAACTGGGAACTAATTCAACCAGCAACTAACGAAAATCCAAAGTTAATGATGAGGACTAATGTAAGTGACCCAAGTGAATACGTTGGTGTGATATTAAGTGCTACAAAGACCATCTGGTTACCGACGCAACAACAAACGTTGTTCAAATTCTTCAATAATGAACAAACAAGGAGCCAGTGGGATGTATTGTACAACAATTCTACCATGGAACGAATGATCCAATTTTCTAAGGGTCAAAACATCGACAGCAacatttctatttattttgctCAT GGGGATGAATCTTGTGCTAGTCGAGTGATTTTGCAAGATACGTGCACGGATGAAAGTGGATCAATTTTGGTTTATGCTACAATTGGTTCTCAAGAAATGGATAAAGTGATTGATGGGGGAGACTCTTCTTGGGTGGCTCTCTTCTCAAATGGAATAGCAATAGCGCCCGATTGTAATCGCAATCTTTTGGCAGCTAATGATACTTGTGAGGAGATGGATAATGGGTTCGAAGATGGATCAATGGTGACTATCAATTTTCAAATGATGGGGAACATGCTTCCAGATACAACTCTTTCTatggagttggtcaaacaagcAAATGGACTCATCTCACACACTGTTCACAAGATCAAGAGTGCTCTGAAATGCTGGTGA
- the LOC112941636 gene encoding homeobox-leucine zipper protein ROC5-like isoform X1 — protein MSNVTWIEHTEYNENLVHEWYRSLIKAGMAFGAQRWIASLQRQHHFLKMMKSAVDPTVELSGERGIRKMAQRMTDMFCTGVCGTKHNWELIQPATNENPKLMMRTNVSDPSEYVGVILSATKTIWLPTQQQTLFKFFNNEQTRSQWDVLYNNSTMERMIQFSKGQNIDSNISIYFAHGDESCASRVILQDTCTDESGSILVYATIGSQEMDKVIDGGDSSWVALFSNGIAIAPDCNRNLLAANDTCEEMDNGFEDGSMVTINFQMMGNMLPDTTLSMELVKQANGLISHTVHKIKSALKCW, from the exons ATGTCAAAT GTTACTTGGATCGAGCACACGGAATATAATGAAAATCTTGTCCACGAATGGTATCGCTCTTTGATAAAGGCTGGTATGGCATTTGGTGCTCAAAGGTGGATCGCTTCTTTGCAAAGACAACATCACTTCTTGAAAATGATGAAGTCAGCTGTTGATCCCAcag TTGAGTTAAGTGGTGAGAGAGGTATAAGAAAAATGGCTCAACGAATGACAGATATGTTTTGTACGGGGGTTTGTGGAACCAAGCATAACTGGGAACTAATTCAACCAGCAACTAACGAAAATCCAAAGTTAATGATGAGGACTAATGTAAGTGACCCAAGTGAATACGTTGGTGTGATATTAAGTGCTACAAAGACCATCTGGTTACCGACGCAACAACAAACGTTGTTCAAATTCTTCAATAATGAACAAACAAGGAGCCAGTGGGATGTATTGTACAACAATTCTACCATGGAACGAATGATCCAATTTTCTAAGGGTCAAAACATCGACAGCAacatttctatttattttgctCAT GGGGATGAATCTTGTGCTAGTCGAGTGATTTTGCAAGATACGTGCACGGATGAAAGTGGATCAATTTTGGTTTATGCTACAATTGGTTCTCAAGAAATGGATAAAGTGATTGATGGGGGAGACTCTTCTTGGGTGGCTCTCTTCTCAAATGGAATAGCAATAGCGCCCGATTGTAATCGCAATCTTTTGGCAGCTAATGATACTTGTGAGGAGATGGATAATGGGTTCGAAGATGGATCAATGGTGACTATCAATTTTCAAATGATGGGGAACATGCTTCCAGATACAACTCTTTCTatggagttggtcaaacaagcAAATGGACTCATCTCACACACTGTTCACAAGATCAAGAGTGCTCTGAAATGCTGGTGA